In a genomic window of Brucella anthropi ATCC 49188:
- a CDS encoding LysR family transcriptional regulator produces MDRLTGMRVFVKAVESGSISSAAHELEMSSQLAGKQIRALELGLGVRLLTRTTRRQSLTDSGQVFYERAKNILAEMDLAEALMAETRSEPRGRLRVSAPVTFGSHALAPELSEYLRRHPEVSVDLNLTNRNVDLVEEGFDVIFRAGDLPDSSLIAKRLAPYRLILCAAPAYMDSASSLKTPQDLVEHECLIFTHSSLRTHWSFIGPEGEVTISITGRFCANSGEALRAAALSGMGILFQPYELVADEISSGKLIRLLPEYEPPSRALHALYASDRQMTPKLRSFLDFATEKFSDGKR; encoded by the coding sequence ATGGATCGGTTGACTGGCATGAGAGTCTTCGTAAAGGCAGTCGAATCCGGATCCATCTCGTCGGCGGCACACGAGTTGGAGATGTCGTCACAGCTTGCCGGCAAGCAGATACGTGCCTTGGAGCTCGGACTGGGCGTAAGACTGCTGACAAGGACGACGCGTCGGCAAAGCCTTACTGATAGCGGGCAAGTGTTCTACGAGCGCGCGAAGAACATTCTGGCGGAAATGGACCTTGCCGAAGCATTGATGGCGGAGACAAGGTCTGAACCAAGGGGAAGGCTTCGCGTCAGTGCTCCGGTGACTTTTGGAAGCCATGCGCTTGCGCCCGAACTTTCGGAATATCTCAGGCGGCATCCCGAGGTGTCGGTAGACCTCAATCTTACGAACCGAAATGTCGATTTGGTGGAGGAGGGGTTTGACGTGATTTTTCGTGCTGGCGATCTCCCCGACAGCAGCCTTATCGCCAAGCGTCTTGCGCCCTATCGCCTTATTCTATGTGCTGCGCCTGCCTATATGGATTCTGCAAGCAGCCTGAAGACACCGCAGGATCTGGTCGAACATGAATGCCTGATCTTCACGCATTCATCGCTCCGCACTCATTGGTCATTCATTGGGCCGGAAGGAGAGGTGACTATTTCAATCACAGGTCGTTTCTGTGCCAACAGCGGTGAAGCACTGCGTGCTGCAGCGCTTTCTGGTATGGGCATCCTCTTTCAACCGTATGAACTGGTTGCCGATGAGATATCGTCAGGAAAGCTGATCCGGCTTCTCCCTGAATACGAACCCCCATCGCGCGCCCTGCATGCGCTTTATGCTTCAGATCGACAGATGACGCCCAAGCTCAGGAGTTTCCTGGATTTCGCAACCGAGAAATTTAGTGACGGAAAGCGTTGA